GCAGCTACCTCGATGGTCTGGACGACCTGAACCTGAGCAAACGCCTGCGGGACCTGATGGTGAACAGCATGACCTACATGCTCATGCTGCGCTGCGGCCTGGACACCAAAGACCTCTTTGAAGCCGATGACTTCAGGGAGATCACCACTTTTAACACGCCCCAGACGGTTAACATCATCGGCAGTGCCACCTGTGAAATCACGGCGATGGCCCTCAGCGCTGTTGCGAAAACCACGCGCAGGCTACAGCGGGAGGAAAAGATCGATCCGGGCATGTTTGCAAAAACGGAAGAACCCGCCTACAATGAGAAGCAAGAGAAAACACCACTCAATGAAAGGAGTGTTAAAAATGAACGTCACCTACAGCCAGCAGGGCGATTACCTGCTGCCCAACCTGACCGTGCCGGAGGAAGTGCCCATGCCACAGGGCAAATACGCGAGCCTGCGGAAAACCTACCTGATGCAACACCACTACGGCCTGTACCTGAACCTGCTCACCCAGGGGAAACTCAACGCCCACTTAACCGAGATACAGGAAAGCGCCAGCAAGCGGATGGCCTTGATCACGACTCAGATGATGGCAGCGGAAGGGATCAACGAGGCACTGAAAGCTCAGAATCCCATGCGGTGGACCGGGCTGGTGAACAACCTCCAGAGGACCGTGGAGGAACAGATTCTTCAGGAACTGATTTACGATTAAGTACGGCATTGCCGGTATCGACTTTTCCAGAAGATATTTTTGAAGAAATCCTGATTATAACCCCGCACCTGCGGAATCCGAAAAAAACGATTCAGGCGGTTTTTGAAAAACAGACCGAAGCGGAGCGCCGTGCCCGTTACCTTAACCGCATTTTCAACAAAGAGGTGACGGCGCTAACCCTGAAAAATGGCCAGCCCGTCTTTTATGAAGCCACTGAGGACGCCCTGTGTTTTTGGAGCGGTACGTCTGAAACCCGAACAGCCGAAAGCCATGTGAGCTGGCAATCCATGGCCAAGAGCCTTGACCGGATGATCCGCACTAACCGTTTCACAGATCATTACCGCCCCATCCCAAGCGCCTTAGAGCAGCAGCGTCTTTTAGATGGAAAAGCAGAGGAGAAAACCCCCTCTGCTTTTTTATTGGCGCAGGAACGCCCGTCTGAGCTAAAGGCGGGTGATTCGATAGCCTTCGGGACAACCGAATACCGTATTCTTCGTATGGATGATCAGCAGGTGGAGCTGCAAAACCAGGCCTATCCGCTTTTAACCGAAACGTTCGACCGGGAGGTTTTTGATCAAAGGCTTCAGGAAACATCAGCCCATATTCTGCAACCTGCGCCAGTAAAGCAGGCTCCGGATATAGTAACAGAAGACACTCCGGTCCCAAAAACGGCTGAGGAAACCGTTGAGTTAGATACAAAAGAAAAAAGAGCGCTGTCATCATTACCCGAGATACCTAAGGACGTACCCGGCTATCAGCTTGGTTATGGCCTGCTTGGAAATGGAGTGACCGTGTGGAACCGCCTGGTGGAAGAACACGGCGATTACCAGACCATCGCGCATATTTCCCCGGAAGGACAGATCACGTTCTACCAGGACGATCTGCCGGATGCAGTGATTCAACGCATCGAAAACCAAGCGGCGAGTGAAAAACGGGCATATCTGGAGAGAACCAAACCTGAAAAGCCAGCCGAGGCAATTACAGTCGGGATGGAACTCGAGATTGATGACCGGAGGTATCGTGTTGATGCCATTGATCAGGAACTTAATGAAGTATCTTTACAGGATATTACATTTAATCAGAGCACTGGTTTCCCGATTTTCCGCAGGGAACCGCTTTCCTTTGTTAACCGCTACCTTGATAAACAGCCCACACGGCCTGAAGCGCATCGGACGGATGAAAAAAGTCCAGTACAGGAAAGCGCCAATCATGAAGACTTCAACGAGCCAGCCCCGGATAAAGCCATCCTTACCGCCTCTCTGGAACAACATCAATACCGTATCACGGAGGATACCCTTGGAACCGGCGGCCCAAAAGAGAAATTCAAAGCCAATATCGCCGCCATCAAGACCCTGAAGCAATGCGAAGCCGAAGGACGACTGGCTACCGCTGAGGAGCAGAACATATTAGCCGGATATGTTGGCTGGGGCGGCCTTCCTGATGCATTCGACACGACCAAAGACAGCTGGCGCACCGAGTATCAACAACTGAAAGATCTTCTTACTGAAGAAGAATACAAAACCGCCCGAGCCTCCACCCTGACGGCTTTTTACACGCCGCCGGTGGTCATCAAGGCCATGTACCAGGCCCTTGAGCGCATGGGCTTCCGTCAGGGAAACATCCTGGACCCGGCCTGCGGGACCGGCCATTTCTTCGGCCTGCTGCCTGAAAGCATGGCGGATTCCCAGCTCTACGGCGTTGAACTGGACCCGCTCACCGCAGGGATTGCGAAGCAGCTCTATCCAAACAGCCACATTGTGAACAGTGGGTTTGAACACTTCAAGCCCCCCGATGGCTTCTTTGACGTCGCCATCGGTAACGTCCCCTATGGACAATTTAAAGTGAATGATCCCCAATACAATCGGGAAAACTTCTTAATCCACGATTACTTTTTTGCCAAGGCTTTGGATACGGTCAGGCCTGGCGGCATCGTGGCCTTTATCACCTCCAAAGGCACCCTGGACAAGCAAAATTCGTCCGTGCGGGAATACCTCGCAAGACGCGCCGAGCTCGTGGGTGCGGTCCGTCTGCCGGACAACACCTTTACCGCCAATGCCGGTACTCGTGTGACCGCGGATATTCTCTTCTTTAAATGTCGCGATTTTTTGGTCCCGGAGAAAGAAGAACTGCCAGCCTGGACAGCTTTGAATATGGACGATGCGGGCATAGAGATGAACGACTACTTCGTAGACCATCCCAAAATGATTCTGGGAAAAATGGTGGTTGAGAACGGCCCTTTTGGCCCTGAAACAAGGTGTAAAGCCGTAGAAGGTGAACGTCTGGCCGACCGGCTCAGCGAAGCCATCCGCCGCCTGCCGTCCGATATTTTCGAATACGATTTTGGCCCCGAGGAGGACATGGAGGGGGAGGAAACCGAGACCATTCCAGCAGACTTTTCCGTCCGGAACTTCTCCTTTACCCTTAAAAACAACAAAATCTACTACCGTGAAAACAGCCAGATGCGCCGGATCACCACCAACAAGACCGCGGAAAACCGTATCCGGGGCATGATCGACCTGCGAGAGATTACGCGAAAGCTCATTGATCTGCAGCTGGAGGACTACCCGGATAAGGACATCACGCTTGAGCAAATGCGTCTGAATCAGGTTTATGACGCCTATGTGAAGCATTATGGCCGCCTTAACACCCAGGCCAACCGGCTTGTTTTCCGGGATGATCACAGCTACCCACTGCTATGTTCATTGGAAATTCTGGATCCCATGGGCAGCTTTGTCCGCAAGGCCGATCTATTCACCAAACGCACCATTCTGCCGCGCGTTGAGATCACCCATGTCGATACCGCAGCGGAAGCCCTGGCCGTTTCCTTAGCCGAACGCGCGAAGGTCGATTTGCTCTATATGGCCGGATTGCTCTATACATCCGAGCAGGAGCCGGGGCTGTTTGCCCCCCAACAGGAGACGGGGGGTCCCCTGATCACACTGGATGAGACCCCTTTTCGAAAGCTGGTTGAAAGCCTGAAGGGCGTTATTTTTAAAACGCCGGAGAGCGGTCCCTTTGACTTTGCAGGGAACTGGGCCGAGGGCTGGCAGACTGCTGATGAATATTTGAGCGGCAACGTGCGTGAGAAGCTCTCGGTCGCAAGACTGGCGGCTGCCGCCTATCCAGAGTTTACCCAAAACGTTGATGCCCTGGAAAAAGTCCAGCCACAGGACCTGGACGCGTCAGAGATTGCGGTGCGCTTGGGCACTACCTGGATTCCCCAGGAGGACATCCAGGACTTCGCCTTCGAGACCTTTGAGACCTCCAATTACTATCAGCGTAAAATAAAAATCCGGCAGTATCCCCACAACCTGGAGTGGCGCATTGAGGGAAAGATGCTGGACCGGGAGAGCGTGCTGGTCCATGAAACTTTCGGAACCACCCGGAAAAACGCCTATGAGATTCTGGAGACCACCCTCAACTTAAAGGACGCCAAGGTCTATGATTACATTTTTGATGACAATGGCAATCGAAAACCTGTGCTGAATCAGAAAGAGACCACCCTGGCCCTTGAAAAGCAGGAGCAGCTGAAGCAGGCTTTTCAGGATTGGATCTGGTCCGATTCCGGGCGCAGGGATCGCTTAACCAAGTATTATAATGAAAATTTTAACGCGACAAGGTTACGAACCTATGACGGCGCGCACTTGAAATTCTATGGGATGAATCCTGAGTACACCCTGAGACCCCATCAGCTCAATGGGGTTGCCCGGACCATTTACGGCGGCAATACCCTGCTGGCCCACGTGGTCGGCAGCGGTAAAACCTTCACCATGATCGCGTCCGCCATGGAGCAGAAACGCCTGGGCCTTTGCCGGAAAAGTATGTTTGTGCTGCCCAACCATATCGTCGGGCAGTTCGCCTCTGAATGGCTGCAACTCTATCCTTCCGCCAATCTGCTGGTCACCACGAAAAGAGATTTTGAACGGCAGAACCGGCGGCATTTTTGCGCCAAAATTGCCACTGGGGACTGGGATGGGGTTTTGATTGCCCACTCCCAGTTCGAGAAAATTCCCCTGAGCAATGCGCGCCAGATCGCTTTTTACCAGATCCAGGTCGATGAGATTCTTGGCTATCTGGAGGAACTCAAATATGAGCTGGGGGAGCGCATGACCGTGAAACAGCTTGAAAGCAGCCGGAAAAACATTGAAAAAAAGATTCAGACCCTGATGCGGCAAAAGGACAAGGACGACGTCATTACCTTTGAAGAGCTGGGCGTGGACCGGCTCTTTGTGGATGAGGCGGACGAGTTTAAAAACCTCTTTGCCTATACCAAAATGCGCAACGTCGGTGGCATCAGTCAGACGGAAGCCCAGAAGTCCACGGACATGTTCTTAAAAACCCGCTACATGGACGAGCTTACGGGCGGAAAAGGTGTCATCTTTGCCACCGGCACCCCGATTTCCAACAGCATGGTTGAGATGTTCACCCTCATGCGTTACCTGCAATATCACACCCTTAACCGGTTAAAACTGACCATGTTCGATGCCTGGGCGAGCACCTTTGGAGAGACCATCACTGCCCTGGAGCTGGCGCCCGAAGGCAGCACCTACCGCATGAAAACCCGGTTCGCACGGTTCCACAACCTGCCAGAGCTTATGACCCTGTTTCGGGAGGTCGCGGACATCCAGACGGCCGACATGCTGAAACTTCCAGTGCCCGAGGCCATGTACCGTGTCATCGAAACCGAGCCCAGTGAATTTCAAAAGGAAATGCTCGAGGGCCTGGTGGAGCGGGCCCAAAGGGTTCGGAACCGCCAAGTGGACCCAAGCGTAGACAACATGCTGTGCATCACCAACGATGGCCGCAAGCTGGCCCTGGACCAGCGGCTCTTAAACCCCATGCTGCCCGACGATCCCGGCAGCAAGGTCAACGCCCTGGTTCAGGAAACCTACAATCTGTGGAAGGAAAACGAAGAAAAACGGTTAACCCAACTCATTTTTTGCGATCTTTCGACCCCGAAAAAGGACAGCGCCTTTAACGTTTATGACGACATCAAGGCCAAACTCATCCAGAAAGGTGTGCCCGATGTGGAAGTGGCTTACATTCACGAAGCCGACACCGAAGCCAAAAAGAAGGCCATGTTTGCCAAAGTGCGGACCGGCGTGATCCGCATTGAGCTGGGCAGCACGGCGAAGATGGGGGCCGGGACCAATGTACAGGATTTGATCATTGCCTCCCACGATCTGGATATTCCCTGGCGGCCCCGGGATCTGGAGCAGCGGGGCGGACGTTCCATAAGACAGGGGAACCAAAACCCCAGGGTGCAGATTGTCCGCTACATTACCAAGGGGACCTTTGACGCCTACATGTTCCAGCTCCTCGAGAATAAACAGCGCTATATCTCCCAGATCATGACGGGCAAATCCCCGGCCCGGACCATGGAGGACGTGGATGATGTGGCGCTCTCCTTTGCCGAAATCAAGGCCCTGGCAACGGGCAATCCGCAAATCAAGGAGAAGATGGACCTGGACATTGAAGTCTCCAAGCTTCAGACACTCAAACAAAGCTACTTGTCTCAAAAATACCGTCTGGAGGACCGGATCAGCAAGGAATACCCGAAGGAGATCGCCGGGCTTGAGGAAACCATCGAGCAGCTGGAAAAGGATGTTTTGCATGTCAAAGCTCAGGGCCCCCTGGATAAAGAGACCTTTACCATGCGTGTCGGTCAGAAAATCTATACGGATAAAGTAAAGGCCGGTGAGGCTTTGATCCAGGCCTGCCGGGGCATCAACGGCAGTGACCCGGTGCCCATTGGCACCTATTTAGAATGGCCCATGACCCTGCACTACAAAGCCTTTTCGCAGGAATTTAAGCTGAAAATCGGTCATAAGATGAAGTATGCGGTCACGCTGAGCACCAACCCCGAAGGGAATATCGCGCGTATCAACAACGCCATCAAGGGCGTTGAAACAACGCTTCATGAGAAAAAAGAAGCACTGGAAAACACGAAGACACAGCTCGCGAAGGCGAAAATTGAAGTGGCAAAGCCCTTTACACGGGAGCAGGAGCTCAAGGAAAAATCCGCCCGCCTGTTTGAGCTCAATGCGCTGCTGTCCGCGGACAGCAAGGATATTGCGCTCATTGACTCTGAGCCTGAGGAAGGTGAAATACAGACGGTGAAAACCAAGGAAAGAACGCGTTAAGTCCAGAAATCATTTTGTTAATGCTGGATTTTATAAAATTGTAGCAAATTTAAAAATTAGGATGTTATGGCAAGCGGTGTTTCAAGGTGATATGCTGCTTTTTTATTTCCCGGAAAGGAGGGGATGCCCTTGGGCTTTTATGAATGAAATCGCAAAATGAACGGTTTATCTCGCAGAATTAACAGAAAAGGAGACAAAATGATGTGTAAGATTCAGATCGAATTACCCGATCAATTTAAAAAAAGGAGACCCTAAAATGGAAAATATTTTAAAGCAGCTCATCGATGGACTGGCCAATTGTGATGTCGTAATGGACTTTGCTATTATGACCAATCCCGCAGAAAATCCCGTGGACACGCTCAAAGCCAGCGAAGCTGAGCTTGAAAAGCTTCAGGACCCTTACGAGGAAGAAAGCCTTCATGACAGCCTGCCGGACAACCCACAAAACTCAGATTTTGAGAAACTTGATGAAAACTGGGAGGAGATTGACATGGATGATTTTTACCCAGAACCATCGCCCCTGACCGCCATTTACCTGGATACCATTCAACGGTTATCGGTCAATAACGTTGACTATCAGAACTTGAAAGACGAACATGACGCCATGATGGACGATCCTTCGCTCATCAAATTGCTTTCAGATGAAGCGGCCATCACCCTGACCAGTGAAGAACTTCAGCAGATCCATCACTACTTGTTTTTGGAAGATCAGATGGCCGAAATGGAGCAGGAAGCGCTCTATTTCAGAGGCCACGCCGATTGCCTGAAATACCTGAAGCGTATGGATCAGGCCCATTAAAAAAGCGTGACGGCCAACCGGTTTTATGTCGGTTGGCTTTTTTAATGAAATAAAATATCCACGGGTTTGTGGAAAGGATATGCGGTGAACAATGAGGATTTAAAAACCATGCAGGCGTGGCCTTTGGAACGCAAGGTCCGCGTCTCACAGTTAAGAATTATGGAGTGGTATCAGTATTGGCATGGACAGGTGTGTGTGAGTTTTTCAGGGGGAAAAGACAGCACCGTGCTCCTGGATCTGGCCCGGCACATTTATCCAGATATTCCTGCCATTTTTGTCGATACCGGCCTGGAGTACCCGGAAATACGCCGCTTTGCCCTTAGTCAGGACAATGTTTTCAGGTTAAAACCGAAGCTGCGTTTCGATGAAGTCATTAAAGAGTACGGGTATCCGGTCATCAGCAAAAGAGTGGCTGGAGCCGTTGAAGATGCCAAACGGAACCTGCCCCTTGGAAAAATCACGACCGGGATACAACAGCTGATGGGCACTTATCAGGAGGGACGTTCCTGGTTTAGCTTTCCGAAATGGTATTTTCTAATCGACGCCCCCTTTAAAATCAGCGTCCGGTGCTGCGATGTGATGAAGAAAGCCCCCATCAAAGCCTTTCAGCACACGCATG
This region of Eubacterium sp. 1001713B170207_170306_E7 genomic DNA includes:
- a CDS encoding phosphoadenosine phosphosulfate reductase family protein: MNNEDLKTMQAWPLERKVRVSQLRIMEWYQYWHGQVCVSFSGGKDSTVLLDLARHIYPDIPAIFVDTGLEYPEIRRFALSQDNVFRLKPKLRFDEVIKEYGYPVISKRVAGAVEDAKRNLPLGKITTGIQQLMGTYQEGRSWFSFPKWYFLIDAPFKISVRCCDVMKKAPIKAFQHTHGFQPMVGTLAEEGMQRKVNWYQYGCNIFDSKNPVSRPLSFWRNQDILAYLKQTGLPFSSVYGAIVEEAQMTMPFMERKLRTTKCDRTGCIYCMFGIHLDQRPNRFERLRYTHPKQYQYCVEQLGCGKVLDFLEIPY
- a CDS encoding N-6 DNA methylase; protein product: MELEIDDRRYRVDAIDQELNEVSLQDITFNQSTGFPIFRREPLSFVNRYLDKQPTRPEAHRTDEKSPVQESANHEDFNEPAPDKAILTASLEQHQYRITEDTLGTGGPKEKFKANIAAIKTLKQCEAEGRLATAEEQNILAGYVGWGGLPDAFDTTKDSWRTEYQQLKDLLTEEEYKTARASTLTAFYTPPVVIKAMYQALERMGFRQGNILDPACGTGHFFGLLPESMADSQLYGVELDPLTAGIAKQLYPNSHIVNSGFEHFKPPDGFFDVAIGNVPYGQFKVNDPQYNRENFLIHDYFFAKALDTVRPGGIVAFITSKGTLDKQNSSVREYLARRAELVGAVRLPDNTFTANAGTRVTADILFFKCRDFLVPEKEELPAWTALNMDDAGIEMNDYFVDHPKMILGKMVVENGPFGPETRCKAVEGERLADRLSEAIRRLPSDIFEYDFGPEEDMEGEETETIPADFSVRNFSFTLKNNKIYYRENSQMRRITTNKTAENRIRGMIDLREITRKLIDLQLEDYPDKDITLEQMRLNQVYDAYVKHYGRLNTQANRLVFRDDHSYPLLCSLEILDPMGSFVRKADLFTKRTILPRVEITHVDTAAEALAVSLAERAKVDLLYMAGLLYTSEQEPGLFAPQQETGGPLITLDETPFRKLVESLKGVIFKTPESGPFDFAGNWAEGWQTADEYLSGNVREKLSVARLAAAAYPEFTQNVDALEKVQPQDLDASEIAVRLGTTWIPQEDIQDFAFETFETSNYYQRKIKIRQYPHNLEWRIEGKMLDRESVLVHETFGTTRKNAYEILETTLNLKDAKVYDYIFDDNGNRKPVLNQKETTLALEKQEQLKQAFQDWIWSDSGRRDRLTKYYNENFNATRLRTYDGAHLKFYGMNPEYTLRPHQLNGVARTIYGGNTLLAHVVGSGKTFTMIASAMEQKRLGLCRKSMFVLPNHIVGQFASEWLQLYPSANLLVTTKRDFERQNRRHFCAKIATGDWDGVLIAHSQFEKIPLSNARQIAFYQIQVDEILGYLEELKYELGERMTVKQLESSRKNIEKKIQTLMRQKDKDDVITFEELGVDRLFVDEADEFKNLFAYTKMRNVGGISQTEAQKSTDMFLKTRYMDELTGGKGVIFATGTPISNSMVEMFTLMRYLQYHTLNRLKLTMFDAWASTFGETITALELAPEGSTYRMKTRFARFHNLPELMTLFREVADIQTADMLKLPVPEAMYRVIETEPSEFQKEMLEGLVERAQRVRNRQVDPSVDNMLCITNDGRKLALDQRLLNPMLPDDPGSKVNALVQETYNLWKENEEKRLTQLIFCDLSTPKKDSAFNVYDDIKAKLIQKGVPDVEVAYIHEADTEAKKKAMFAKVRTGVIRIELGSTAKMGAGTNVQDLIIASHDLDIPWRPRDLEQRGGRSIRQGNQNPRVQIVRYITKGTFDAYMFQLLENKQRYISQIMTGKSPARTMEDVDDVALSFAEIKALATGNPQIKEKMDLDIEVSKLQTLKQSYLSQKYRLEDRISKEYPKEIAGLEETIEQLEKDVLHVKAQGPLDKETFTMRVGQKIYTDKVKAGEALIQACRGINGSDPVPIGTYLEWPMTLHYKAFSQEFKLKIGHKMKYAVTLSTNPEGNIARINNAIKGVETTLHEKKEALENTKTQLAKAKIEVAKPFTREQELKEKSARLFELNALLSADSKDIALIDSEPEEGEIQTVKTKERTR
- a CDS encoding TnpV protein yields the protein MPQGKYASLRKTYLMQHHYGLYLNLLTQGKLNAHLTEIQESASKRMALITTQMMAAEGINEALKAQNPMRWTGLVNNLQRTVEEQILQELIYD